The Streptomyces durmitorensis genome contains the following window.
CCAAAGAACTACGAACCGTACCGCTCTGGCCAAAGCTCTCGATTAGAAGGTCCCCACGCCCCGAACTCACCGCATCCGTAAGCGCTACCGCCCGGCGGATGGGCAGCCGAACGCGTCAAACCGCTTCGGTCGTGAGCTGGTGACCAGGGGGTGGCCCCCCGCCCCTCCCGCAAAAGAACGGCAGGGAGGCAAAAAAGACTCGCGCCACGCCGCACGAGGACTACAAGCTGACCTGACCGACCATGCCCGCTTCAGGATCACCTGTCGGCGACGAGATCCCCACCCGTAGTCACAGGCGCAGGAAAGAATTGGGGAAAGCCCCGCAGGGACCGCCTGGACCCGCACTCCTTCACCCCCTCGGCGAGGCAATCGCACGCGCGGCGACCACCTCCTGGCGGAGTGGTTCCAGGACGCTCTCCTGCGGCCCGGTGAACTCCGCCGGTACCTCCTCCAGAATCTCCGAGCCCCTCAAACCCTCCGCCAACTCCCGGAGTTGGCGAGCGACCTCCCCCACCTCCGTCAGCGTCGGCTCCCCCGCCCCATGGCGGATCCGCACCGCCGCAGCCGTCGTCGCGTCCACGATTCGTTCGACCGCGATCACCAGCGGCCACCACGCCGCGGCCCTCGCCCCCATCGGCGGCGGCTCCGTCAGTGCTCGCTGGAATTCCGTGCGGATGACCGACAGATCCCGGTACAGGCCGCGCCGCATCCGCGCCCGCGCCGCCGCGTCCACCGCCGTGCCGAACGCGCTCTCGACGTACGACGCCGTGTCGGCCACCGTGTCCGCGAGGCGGTCGCCGATCCGCGTGTGCCAGCTCTCCGGCCACAGCAAGTACCCCGCCACCAGCGAGATCGCGCAGCCAATCAGGCTGTCGACCAGGCGCGGCACGACGAGCCCGAAGCCCTGGTGGTTCAGGACGTCCGACAGGAGCAGGATCACCGGGGTGATCGCGGCCGTCTGGTAGCCGTAGCCCCGTGGCGTGAACGCCGGGATCAGGGACGCCAGGACCAGTATCACCGGCACGTCCCACCAGCCCCTCGGTACCTGCGACAGAACCGCCGCCGCCACCACGAGCCCCGCCGCCGTGCCCAGCGCCCGCAGCACCGCCCGCGAGAAGACCGAGCCGAAGTCGGGCTTCAGTACGAACGTGACGGTGAGCGCCACCCAGTACGAGCGCGGCACCTCGATCAGTGACACCAGCGACTGCGCGATGCCGATGCACAGGGCGAGGCGCAGGCCGTAGCGCCAGGACGCGCTCGACAGGATCACGTTGCGCGCCGCTCTGCGGGCCCGCACGCGCAGGGCCGCCGGGCTGCCCAGGCGGTCGTCGCTGTCGTCCTTGATCGTCACGATGCCGTGCGGATCGGCGTCGTTGAGGAGTTCCGCCACGTGCCGCAGGGCGTGGTCGACCGCGTCGGCCGAGGGGTCCGGGGGTGCGGGCAGCTCGGGGGCCGGGATGTCCGCGTCCCGGGGCGTCGCCACCGCGTCCGCCAGGCGCCGCACCTCCGCGGGGAACTCCGGCGGCATCGGGACCCCGCACTGGTGCGCGGCGGGCGCGGCCTCGATGACCGGCGTGATCGCGTTCAACTGGGCGATCAGGCGCACCAGATCGGGGTTGCGGCCGTGCGAGCGGGTGCGGCGCGCGAGGACCAGGTCGTACGACTTGTTGAGGGACGTCGTCACCTCGGCGCGCGCTTCCTCGTACCGTTCCGTGCCCGCCGCCTCCAGGAGCGCCGCCACGCTGCGGTAGGTCCCGGCGACGGCGGCACGTTCCGGGACGCCGGACCGGAAGGGCCATGCGAGGAGGGCGAGGGCCAGGACCAGGAGGCCGCCGCCGGTCATCAGGACGGGGGCCAGCCACCACTCGCCCGGCATCGGAAGCCCCGCCCCCACCACGGAGTTGAGCAGCAGGAGCAGGCCCGACACGGACGCCACGGCGCCGATCGTGGACATCATCCCGGAGACCAGCGCCACGAGGGTGACCACGCCGACCGCCACCCAGCCGTGCCCGAAGACGAGCGAGCCGATGGTGACGCCGAGCGCCCCGAAGAGCTGCGGGACCGCGATGTTGAAGATCCGCATGCGGTACGCGTCGGCGGTGTCGCCGATGACCCCGGAGAGTGCGCCCATGGAGGCGAGCGCGCCGTACGCGGGCTGTCCCGCCGCGAGGCCGATGAGGAGTGGCAGTGACATGGCGACGGACGCGCGTGCCACGGCCGCCCACGGGATCGGCGCCGCCTGCGGTTTGAGCGTCCTGACCAGCCAGGGAGGTGGGGCGAGGGCGCTCAGAGGGCCCGGTGGTGCGGGTGAATCGCGGCGGGGCATGCGGTCATTATTGCCGCCCTTGCTGCCGCTTTGCCCTGCCTGACCTGCGTTCCAGCAGTTCGGCCTGACCTGCGTTCTAGCTGTTCGGCCTGTGCAGCGTCAGGTCCACCACCAGGGCCCGGTGGTCCGTGTCGCCGATCTCCAGGAAGCGGGCGTCCTTGGCCGAGAAGTCCGGAGTGGCGAGGACGTGGTCGATCTGGGTGCCGAGCGGCGACATGAGGTCGGCGGGCCAACTGGGGGTGCGGGCCGAGCCGGAGAGGGCCGCCGCGTCGCGTACGCCGCCGGTGTCCAGGATGTCGCGGAAGGCCGCGTGGTCCTGGCTGGCGTTGAAGTCGCCCGCGATGATGGTGGAGCGGTTCGCGCGCCTGCCCTCGGCGGCGTAGTCGCGGAGTTCGGCGAGTTCGGTGCGCCAGGTGCCGAGCTGCTTGGGCAGCGGCGGCATGGGGTGGGCGAGCTGGATCCGGACCTGGTGGCCGTCCTTCAGCTCGGCCACGGCTCCCGGCATGCCCAGGGTGCCCGCGAGGCCGCTCGCCTTCTTCAGGGGCAGCTTGCTGACGATCACCGAGCCCTCGGCGCCGCCTGCCTCGCTGGCGGTGCGGTAGGGGTAGTCGGAGCGGGGCAGTTCGGCGCGCAGGGTGTCCGAGCAGGTGTAGTCGCACTCCGGGACGAAGAGGAGGTCCGGCTTCTCCTTGCGGACCGCCTTGATCAGACCCTGGGTTCCCTGGCCGAACTCCACGTTCGACGCCATGACGCGGAGGTCGGCGACCGCCGGTCCCTTCGGGTCGTCCGTCTTGCCGTACGGCTCCAGGAACCAGGCGACGCCGCCGAGCGCGACGACTCCCCAGACGAGGCCGACGCGCCAGCGGGCGAGTGCCGCGAGCAGGAGACCGGCGACCGTCGGGGCGAGGAGGAGGGGCAGGAAGGCGAGGAGCTGCGGTACGGGGGTGACGCCGTCGGAGTCGGCGATCCTGAAGCCGAGGATGGTGCTGACGGCGGCCAGGAGGAGAGCGGCCAGCCAGGCGGAGGGCCGCCGGCGGGGGCGCCTCTTCGCCTGCGGCTCGGGCCAGTCCCCCGTGGGGGCCGTCGCCGCTGCCGTCGCGCTGTCCAAGGGGCGGCCTTTCCGTCTGGGGTCTGTGCCGAATCTTCCCCTAGAGACGGCGGGAGGTGGGTGGGGGTTGCATTCCCCGATCCCGCCCCTTCCCGAAACCATGGGGCTCCGCCCCCTGGACCCCCGACAAGATGGCCTCAAACGCCGGCCGGGCTGGACCTGCCAGATGGTCTCCGGCGCCGCAGCAGCCACGCGGCAAGCGCAACCACCAGCCCCACCCCGAGAATCACCCATCCCGCCAAGCTCAGCGCATGCGTCAACGCGTCGTAGACCGCCTCCGCGGCCGGGCGGGAGACGTCCTTCGGCAGGTCGTCCAGGGTCAGGCCCCGGCCCACCATGACCGCCACCGCAAGGACCGCCCCCGCGAGGCCCGCGCCCAGTGCCGTGCGGATGATCGCTCGGCGGCGGTGCACCGCCAGGAGGATCCCCGCCACCGCGAGGAGTACCGCCGCGACCGGGAGCCAGAGGCCCGCCATCTGGAGCATGTGGAATCCCTTCCCGAAGGGGCCCAGGTCCGAGGACTCCATGAGCGTCACCTCGGTGTGTCTGACCGGGATGTTGTCCGCGAACGGCACGTCGTCATCGGTCAGTTGTTTCTTGACCTGCTCGGTGATGGGCGCCAGGTCGATGGTGACCGCGCCGCCGTCCGAACGGTCGCTCAGCGCGTCCTGCACCGCGTCGTGCGCCGCGCGGTTCGCCGCGTTCCAGGCCGTCTTGAACGCCTTCGTCTCGGTGAAGGACAGCACCGCGTCCCGTACGAAGGAATCGACGGTGCCCTGGAGCGGGCCCACGTCGATCTCCTTCATGACGGAGTCGGTGACCGCACCGGCCACGGCGTCCCGCACATCGGGGTCGGAGGCCAGCGGCGCCATCGTGGCGACGTACGCGTCGGCGTCCTCGATCTCGTACTTCGCCCAGGTGGAGAGCGCACCGAGCGGCACCAGGAGGACGGCGAGGACCAGCAGGACGGCGGACAGCGGGCGTCTGAACACGTCCCCAAGGAGAAGTCCCGGTCACGCTGGGCGCGACCGGGACGAGTGCATACGGGGCAAGGACTCCCCCTGCCGGTTACTTCCGGTTGTAGAGGCGCATCGTCACCGGGCCGAAGACCGCCACGAGCAGCACCGCCCAGCCCAGCGCCCAGAGAAGCGACGAGCCCGGTGACGTACCCGCCATCAGATCGCGGACCGCGGAGGCGACATGGGTGATGGGGTTGTTGTTCACGAAGGCCTGGAGCCAGCCCGGCATCGTCTCGGGCTTCACGAAGATGTCGCTGAGGAACGTCAGCGGGAAGAGCACCATCATGCTGACGCCCATCACCGACTTCTCGGTGCGCAGCAGGAGGCCGAACATCGTCCACACCCACGAGAAGGCGAAGGAGAAGACCAGGAGCAGGAGCACTCCGGCCAGGACGCCGAGCACCCCGCCGTCCGGGCGGAAGCCGATGATCATGCCTACGGCCAGCATCACCAGGGACGCGATGGCGTAGCGCAGCATGTCGCCGAGCAGGTAGCCGACCATCACCGAGGGGCGCCAGATCGGCAGCGTACGGAAGCGGTCGAAGACGCCCTTCTCGATGTCGATGTTCACCGAGACGCCCGTATACATCGTGATCATGACGACGGACATCACGAGGATGCCGGGCAGCAGGTACTGGATGTACTCGCTCGGCGATCCGGCGAGCGCGCCCCCGAAGAGGTACGTGTACATCAGCACCATCATGATCGGGAACGCCGTCACGTCGAAGAGCTGCTCCGGCACATGCTTGATCTTGAGCATGGCCCGCCAGCCGAACGTCAGGGACGCGGAGACCGCGCTGGGGCGCTGCGGCCGGTCACCGGCGATGAGCAGTTCGGCGAGGGACTCGGTGCTGACGGGCGCCAGGTCCTGGGCCTCGGTCGTGGTGGTCGCGGTGCTCATGCCTTTGCCTCTTTCTCCGCCATGTCTTTCGCCGCCATGTCCGTCGCGTGATGCGGGGTGCCGGTAAGGGCCAGGAACACCTCGTCCAGGCTGGGCTGGCCGAGGGAGAAGTTGTCGACGGTGATCCCGGCGCGGGCCAGTTCGGCCAGGGCGCGCGATGCCTTCTCGGCGGCGTCCGTGCCGTTGCGCTCGCCGTTGCCGACGCGGGCGGTGAGGGCGACCGGGTCGGGCTCCAGCTGGACCTCCGCGTCGAGCGCGACTCGCAGCGCCTTCGCCGCGTCCTCCCGCTGGTCCGCGTCCCGGAGCCGTACGTGCACCGAGCCCGCGCCGACCGACGCCTTCAGTTCGCCCTTGGTGCCCTCGGCGATGACCTTGCCGTCGTCGATGACGGCGATGCGGGACGCGAGGTGGTCGGCCTCGTCCAGATACTGCGTGGTCAGCAGGACCGTCGTGCCGTGCGCGACGACCGCGCGGACGATGTCCCAGACCTGGTTGCGGCTGCGCGGGTCAAGGCCCGTCGTCGGCTCGTCGAGGAAGAGCAGGTCGGGGGTGTTGAGGATGGACGCCGCGATGTCGATGCGGCGGCGCATGCCGCCGGAGTAGTTCTTCACCTGGCGGGCCGCCGCGTCGCTCAGGCCGAAGGCCTCAAGGAGCTGCCCGGCCCTGCTGTACGCGGCCTTCTTGCCGTGTCCGGTGAGGCGGGCCAGGAGCACCAGGTTCTCGGTGCCGGTCAGGTCCTCGTCGACCGAGGCGTACTGCCCGGTGAGGCTGACCCTGCTGCGTACAGCGTCGGCCTCCCGCACGACGTCGTGGCCGAAGACGTGGGCGTCGCCGCCGTCAGGGCGCAGCAGGGTGGCGAGCATTTTCACGGTGGTGGTCTTGCCCGCGCCGTTCGGCCCGAGCAGGCCGTAGACCGTGCCGGCCGGGATGGTGAGGTCGACGCCGTCGACCGCGCGGTTGTCACCGAAGGTCTTCACCAGCCCCGCGGTCTCGATGGCCACGCTGTTCATGTCGTACGCCCTCTCCACGTCTGTGGTCGTCCGTTACGAGGGCAGACCGTCCCCGCGGCGCAAACTCATCGTCCGGTGGAGCACTAGCCCGAACGGGTGTTTGCTGGAAGAGGGGAAAGAGGAGGTCGATCATGCGGACCACTCCGGCCCTGAGGACCACTCCGGCCGCCCTGGGAACTCTCGCCGCAGCGCTCCTGACCGCAGGTGCGCTGTCCCTCGGAGGTGCTTCTCCAGCATCCGCCGCCGCGCCACCCACGCACAACCACCATGCGATCTGG
Protein-coding sequences here:
- a CDS encoding FUSC family protein — translated: MPRRDSPAPPGPLSALAPPPWLVRTLKPQAAPIPWAAVARASVAMSLPLLIGLAAGQPAYGALASMGALSGVIGDTADAYRMRIFNIAVPQLFGALGVTIGSLVFGHGWVAVGVVTLVALVSGMMSTIGAVASVSGLLLLLNSVVGAGLPMPGEWWLAPVLMTGGGLLVLALALLAWPFRSGVPERAAVAGTYRSVAALLEAAGTERYEEARAEVTTSLNKSYDLVLARRTRSHGRNPDLVRLIAQLNAITPVIEAAPAAHQCGVPMPPEFPAEVRRLADAVATPRDADIPAPELPAPPDPSADAVDHALRHVAELLNDADPHGIVTIKDDSDDRLGSPAALRVRARRAARNVILSSASWRYGLRLALCIGIAQSLVSLIEVPRSYWVALTVTFVLKPDFGSVFSRAVLRALGTAAGLVVAAAVLSQVPRGWWDVPVILVLASLIPAFTPRGYGYQTAAITPVILLLSDVLNHQGFGLVVPRLVDSLIGCAISLVAGYLLWPESWHTRIGDRLADTVADTASYVESAFGTAVDAAARARMRRGLYRDLSVIRTEFQRALTEPPPMGARAAAWWPLVIAVERIVDATTAAAVRIRHGAGEPTLTEVGEVARQLRELAEGLRGSEILEEVPAEFTGPQESVLEPLRQEVVAARAIASPRG
- a CDS encoding endonuclease/exonuclease/phosphatase family protein yields the protein MDSATAAATAPTGDWPEPQAKRRPRRRPSAWLAALLLAAVSTILGFRIADSDGVTPVPQLLAFLPLLLAPTVAGLLLAALARWRVGLVWGVVALGGVAWFLEPYGKTDDPKGPAVADLRVMASNVEFGQGTQGLIKAVRKEKPDLLFVPECDYTCSDTLRAELPRSDYPYRTASEAGGAEGSVIVSKLPLKKASGLAGTLGMPGAVAELKDGHQVRIQLAHPMPPLPKQLGTWRTELAELRDYAAEGRRANRSTIIAGDFNASQDHAAFRDILDTGGVRDAAALSGSARTPSWPADLMSPLGTQIDHVLATPDFSAKDARFLEIGDTDHRALVVDLTLHRPNS
- a CDS encoding ABC transporter permease yields the protein MSTATTTTEAQDLAPVSTESLAELLIAGDRPQRPSAVSASLTFGWRAMLKIKHVPEQLFDVTAFPIMMVLMYTYLFGGALAGSPSEYIQYLLPGILVMSVVMITMYTGVSVNIDIEKGVFDRFRTLPIWRPSVMVGYLLGDMLRYAIASLVMLAVGMIIGFRPDGGVLGVLAGVLLLLVFSFAFSWVWTMFGLLLRTEKSVMGVSMMVLFPLTFLSDIFVKPETMPGWLQAFVNNNPITHVASAVRDLMAGTSPGSSLLWALGWAVLLVAVFGPVTMRLYNRK
- a CDS encoding ATP-binding cassette domain-containing protein, whose translation is MNSVAIETAGLVKTFGDNRAVDGVDLTIPAGTVYGLLGPNGAGKTTTVKMLATLLRPDGGDAHVFGHDVVREADAVRSRVSLTGQYASVDEDLTGTENLVLLARLTGHGKKAAYSRAGQLLEAFGLSDAAARQVKNYSGGMRRRIDIAASILNTPDLLFLDEPTTGLDPRSRNQVWDIVRAVVAHGTTVLLTTQYLDEADHLASRIAVIDDGKVIAEGTKGELKASVGAGSVHVRLRDADQREDAAKALRVALDAEVQLEPDPVALTARVGNGERNGTDAAEKASRALAELARAGITVDNFSLGQPSLDEVFLALTGTPHHATDMAAKDMAEKEAKA